One region of Flavobacterium pisciphilum genomic DNA includes:
- the murC gene encoding UDP-N-acetylmuramate--L-alanine ligase → MNLNQIQNVYFIGIGGIGMSALARYFKNIGKQVSGYDKTPSTLTNELIESGINIHFEDNINLIPSDYFVENTLVIITPAVPITHSEWNYFLERNYVVKKRAEVLGIITKDTFSFAVAGTHGKTTTSSILGHILYESGADVTAFVGGIVENYNSNLIGNGKTVTVVEADEFDRSFLHLHPNIACITSMDADHLDIYGTSEAIEESFVEFASKVENKNNLFITKELPLEGVQCAINEDAPFKAFNVRIANGSYVFDVQTPSEIMKDLHFGLPGKHNLMNALMAIAMAKTYGTSTAAIANAIASFSGIRRRFSYQIKKDNLVYIDDYAHHPTEINAVNQAVRELYPGQKVLAVFQPHLFSRTRDFADGFAKSLSAFDEVILLDIYPARELPMEGITSQWLMDKMSNSNRKIVAKNDLLASIKASNATVIVTIGAGDLGELVPSIKNILNETN, encoded by the coding sequence ATGAATTTAAACCAAATACAGAACGTCTATTTTATAGGAATTGGAGGCATCGGAATGAGTGCCCTGGCTCGTTATTTCAAAAATATTGGAAAACAAGTTTCAGGTTACGACAAAACGCCTTCAACACTTACAAATGAACTAATCGAAAGTGGAATTAATATTCATTTTGAAGATAATATCAATTTAATTCCAAGTGATTATTTTGTAGAAAATACATTGGTTATAATCACGCCAGCAGTTCCAATTACACATTCAGAGTGGAATTACTTTTTAGAAAGAAATTATGTAGTTAAGAAAAGAGCAGAGGTTTTAGGAATCATTACAAAAGATACCTTTTCATTTGCTGTAGCTGGTACGCATGGTAAAACAACTACATCAAGCATCTTAGGACATATTCTCTATGAAAGTGGAGCTGATGTTACTGCTTTTGTAGGTGGAATTGTTGAGAATTATAATTCGAATTTAATAGGGAACGGAAAAACGGTTACTGTTGTTGAAGCAGATGAATTTGATCGCTCGTTCTTGCATTTACATCCGAATATTGCTTGCATCACATCAATGGATGCAGATCATTTAGATATTTACGGAACAAGTGAAGCTATAGAAGAATCTTTTGTTGAGTTTGCTTCAAAAGTTGAAAATAAAAATAATCTTTTTATAACCAAAGAATTGCCTTTGGAGGGAGTTCAATGTGCTATAAATGAAGATGCTCCGTTTAAAGCATTTAATGTTAGAATAGCAAATGGAAGTTATGTTTTTGATGTGCAAACGCCATCAGAAATTATGAAAGATTTGCATTTTGGTTTACCAGGAAAACATAATTTGATGAATGCGCTAATGGCAATTGCTATGGCAAAAACATACGGAACCTCGACAGCAGCAATTGCAAATGCTATTGCTTCATTTAGCGGAATAAGAAGACGTTTTTCATACCAAATAAAAAAAGATAATCTGGTTTATATAGATGATTATGCACATCATCCAACAGAAATAAATGCAGTAAACCAAGCAGTTAGAGAGTTGTATCCAGGGCAAAAAGTGTTAGCTGTTTTTCAGCCGCATTTGTTTAGTAGAACGAGAGATTTTGCTGATGGTTTTGCCAAAAGTTTATCTGCTTTTGACGAAGTGATTTTATTAGATATTTATCCTGCAAGAGAATTGCCGATGGAAGGAATTACATCGCAATGGTTAATGGATAAAATGAGTAATTCTAACAGGAAAATAGTTGCTAAAAATGATTTATTAGCCTCAATTAAAGCGAGTAATGCAACGGTAATTGTAACTATTGGAGCTGGTGATTTAGGAGAATTAGTACCGTCAATTAAAAATATTTTAAATGAAACTAATTAA
- a CDS encoding four helix bundle protein — protein sequence MTTDGMKVRTKKFSLMVINLAEKLPNFGSSEIIASQIIKSGTSVGADYRAVCRSKSDEEFASKMEIVLEKADETLFWIEIIAEKKWIGISELETIWKEGNELTAILVNSLKAVNNRISVMS from the coding sequence ATGACGACAGATGGAATGAAAGTAAGAACAAAGAAATTTTCTTTGATGGTAATAAATTTGGCAGAGAAATTACCAAATTTTGGTTCAAGTGAAATAATTGCAAGTCAAATTATTAAAAGCGGAACTTCGGTTGGAGCAGATTATAGAGCGGTTTGTAGATCAAAAAGCGACGAAGAATTTGCATCAAAAATGGAGATTGTTTTAGAGAAAGCTGATGAAACTTTATTTTGGATCGAAATCATAGCAGAAAAAAAATGGATTGGAATATCTGAATTAGAAACAATTTGGAAAGAAGGAAATGAGCTAACCGCTATTTTGGTTAACAGTCTAAAGGCAGTTAACAATAGAATTAGTGTAATGAGCTAG
- a CDS encoding FtsW/RodA/SpoVE family cell cycle protein translates to MKELVNKLKGDRVIWSFVALLALFSFMPVFSASSNLAYIGHGTGNTLGYLVKHLAHICIGFLIIYWVHKVPYHYFRAISKVALPVVWILLAYTLLKGTVIAGANASRWIQVPFIGITFQTSTLASMVLFIFVARYLSKTRDEDEPFQASLIQLWMPVFVTLMLILPANFSTTALIFSMVLMLTFIGKYPLKYIGIIIGSGVVMFLFFLLLAKAFPESRFFSRVGTWGSRIENFTTDKPDEDDYQIEKAKIAIASGKLGGLGPGKSVQKNFLPQSSSDFIYAIIVEEYGLIGGLTILGLYLLLMFRFVIASHKANTLFGKLVVVGLGFPMIFQAMINMAVAVELLPVTGQTLPLISSGGSSIWMTCFALGIIISVTKKDEEIEEELKEKEKREEVLKRMIDRQLQEENELESEEEVGGYSIEDNAKNPMDAVMK, encoded by the coding sequence ATGAAAGAACTAGTAAACAAATTAAAAGGAGATAGAGTAATATGGTCATTCGTGGCTTTATTGGCTTTGTTTTCGTTTATGCCTGTTTTTAGTGCGAGTAGTAATTTGGCTTATATAGGTCATGGAACTGGTAATACATTGGGGTATTTGGTAAAACACTTAGCTCATATTTGTATCGGGTTTTTAATTATTTACTGGGTGCACAAAGTGCCATACCATTATTTTAGAGCTATTTCAAAAGTAGCTTTACCAGTGGTTTGGATTTTGTTGGCTTACACGCTTTTAAAAGGAACTGTTATTGCTGGAGCAAATGCAAGTCGATGGATTCAGGTTCCGTTTATCGGAATCACATTTCAGACTTCTACATTAGCATCGATGGTGTTGTTTATTTTTGTGGCGCGTTATTTATCGAAAACCAGAGATGAAGATGAGCCTTTTCAAGCCTCGTTGATACAGCTTTGGATGCCGGTTTTTGTTACGTTGATGCTTATCTTACCAGCCAATTTTTCGACAACAGCACTTATCTTTTCAATGGTATTGATGCTGACTTTTATTGGTAAATATCCTTTAAAATATATCGGAATCATTATCGGCTCGGGAGTAGTAATGTTTTTGTTCTTTCTTCTCTTGGCGAAAGCCTTTCCTGAATCTCGCTTTTTTAGCAGGGTAGGAACATGGGGAAGCCGAATCGAGAATTTTACAACAGATAAACCAGATGAGGATGATTACCAGATAGAAAAAGCAAAAATTGCTATTGCATCAGGAAAATTAGGAGGTTTAGGACCTGGGAAAAGTGTTCAGAAGAACTTTTTACCACAATCATCTTCCGATTTTATTTATGCGATTATTGTAGAAGAATATGGATTGATTGGAGGACTTACAATATTGGGCTTGTATTTATTGTTGATGTTTCGATTTGTAATTGCATCGCATAAAGCCAATACGCTATTTGGGAAATTAGTCGTCGTCGGGCTCGGTTTTCCAATGATATTTCAGGCGATGATTAATATGGCTGTTGCAGTCGAATTATTGCCCGTAACAGGACAAACCTTGCCGCTTATTAGTAGTGGGGGTAGTTCGATTTGGATGACTTGTTTTGCACTAGGTATCATTATTAGTGTCACCAAAAAAGATGAAGAAATAGAAGAAGAGCTGAAAGAAAAGGAAAAAAGAGAAGAGGTGCTCAAAAGAATGATAGATAGACAATTGCAGGAGGAGAATGAATTAGAGAGTGAAGAAGAAGTTGGAGGGTATTCAATCGAAGATAATGCTAAGAATCCAATGGATGCAGTTATGAAGTGA
- the murG gene encoding undecaprenyldiphospho-muramoylpentapeptide beta-N-acetylglucosaminyltransferase produces the protein MTKYKFILSGGGTGGHIYPAIAIANELKLQYPDAEFLFVGAKDKMEMQKVPQAGYKIKGLWIAGLQRKITFQNAMFPFKLISSLLQSRRIIKAFKPDVVIGTGGFASGPLLQMAGSAGIPTVVQEQNSFPGITNKLLSSKASAICVAYENLERFFPADKIVLTGNPVRQDLIDIDSKRDEAVVFYNLDANKKTLLILGGSLGARRVNQLIEKELQNILSQNVQIIWQCGKLYFEDYKKYNQPNVKVVDFIERMDFVYAAADVIISRAGASSVSELCIVGKPVIFIPSPNVAEDHQTKNAQAIVDQKGAVLLKESELDSEFSIVFEALLKDEGKQKQLSENIKRLARPGATKAIVAEIIKLIK, from the coding sequence ATGACAAAATATAAATTCATATTAAGCGGTGGAGGAACAGGAGGACATATTTATCCTGCAATTGCAATTGCGAATGAATTAAAATTACAATATCCTGATGCTGAATTTCTTTTTGTTGGTGCAAAAGACAAAATGGAAATGCAGAAAGTACCACAAGCAGGATATAAAATAAAAGGACTTTGGATAGCTGGATTGCAACGAAAAATAACTTTCCAGAATGCTATGTTTCCTTTTAAGTTAATCAGTAGTTTATTGCAATCAAGAAGGATAATAAAAGCATTTAAACCTGATGTCGTAATCGGTACAGGTGGTTTTGCTAGTGGTCCGTTGTTGCAAATGGCTGGTTCTGCTGGAATCCCTACAGTTGTTCAGGAGCAAAATTCGTTTCCAGGCATCACTAATAAATTGCTTAGCAGTAAAGCAAGTGCGATTTGTGTAGCGTATGAAAATCTAGAACGTTTTTTTCCTGCAGATAAAATTGTTTTAACGGGTAATCCAGTTCGTCAGGATTTAATAGATATCGATAGTAAAAGAGATGAAGCTGTTGTATTCTATAATCTAGATGCTAATAAGAAGACGTTGTTGATTCTTGGTGGAAGCCTTGGCGCTCGTAGAGTAAATCAATTAATAGAAAAAGAATTGCAAAATATACTTTCTCAAAATGTTCAGATTATCTGGCAATGCGGAAAATTATATTTTGAAGATTATAAAAAATACAATCAACCAAATGTAAAAGTGGTTGATTTTATAGAGCGAATGGATTTTGTTTATGCGGCTGCAGATGTTATCATTTCAAGAGCAGGAGCATCATCGGTTTCGGAATTATGTATAGTTGGGAAGCCTGTTATTTTTATTCCATCACCAAATGTTGCAGAAGATCATCAAACAAAAAACGCGCAAGCAATTGTAGATCAGAAGGGTGCAGTTTTATTAAAAGAATCTGAGCTAGACAGCGAGTTTAGCATTGTTTTTGAAGCACTGTTGAAGGATGAAGGAAAGCAAAAACAGCTTAGTGAGAACATAAAACGATTGGCAAGACCAGGTGCAACAAAAGCAATTGTTGCGGAAATTATAAAGTTGATTAAATAA
- the ftsZ gene encoding cell division protein FtsZ yields the protein MMGNSEFGSISFDLPKNQSNVIKVIGVGGGGSNAINHMFKQGIKGVDFIVCNTDSQALQNSSVPNKIQLGVNLTEGLGAGANPDVGQQSAIESIADIEKMLDRNTKMVFITAGMGGGTGTGAAPVIAQLSKEREILTVGIVTIPFLFEGKVRQEQALLGIEKLRKQVDSLIVINNNKLREVYGNLGFKAGFSKADEVLATASRGIAEVITHHYTQNIDLRDAKTVLSNSGTAIMGSSTASGENRAKDAIISALDSPLLNDNKITGAKNVLLLIVSGSNEITLDEIGEINDHIQVEAGFNANIIMGVGEDETLGDAIAVTIIATGFDVEQQNEIVNTEPKKIIHTLEDEQRSVHNLTNKTLTSFDLNAETPSTPKAEEKIVFELLDDAPEPTAVAPIVQAPVINEDELVVMSEFIKNLDVTFEIVSPITDIDFTISAPEVAPVRAVQHKIVEKEEQTTFSFDLPLFRAEPEVKAEPVVEDTRVLFELTNETRDIKVNQPVQFVPVTELSDNGIIKYSLEEYMELENDLTSSKPAEKVIEEVIPEELNITVHQRAVAPETNFSEEVSPMELTIEETLRLRADERRKKLKEFNYKFHNNVSRVEELEKEPAYKRLGIDLSNSSQNNTNSRISVGTDSNNDLQLRSNNSFLHDNVD from the coding sequence ATGATGGGCAACTCAGAATTTGGAAGCATTTCATTTGATTTACCAAAAAATCAATCAAATGTAATAAAAGTTATCGGTGTAGGAGGTGGAGGTAGTAATGCTATAAACCACATGTTTAAGCAAGGAATTAAAGGGGTAGATTTTATCGTTTGTAATACCGATTCACAAGCGCTACAAAATAGTTCTGTGCCTAATAAAATTCAGTTAGGAGTTAATCTAACAGAAGGTTTAGGAGCAGGTGCTAACCCAGATGTAGGACAACAATCGGCTATCGAAAGCATTGCAGACATCGAAAAGATGTTGGATCGCAATACTAAGATGGTATTTATTACTGCAGGAATGGGTGGAGGTACCGGAACAGGTGCTGCGCCAGTAATTGCACAATTATCTAAGGAAAGAGAGATTCTTACAGTTGGAATCGTTACTATTCCGTTTCTTTTCGAAGGAAAAGTACGTCAGGAGCAAGCGCTTTTGGGTATCGAAAAGTTACGTAAGCAAGTTGATTCATTAATTGTAATCAATAATAATAAATTAAGAGAAGTATACGGGAATCTTGGATTTAAAGCAGGATTTTCTAAAGCGGATGAAGTTTTGGCAACAGCCTCAAGAGGTATTGCTGAAGTAATTACGCATCACTATACTCAAAATATCGATTTACGTGACGCCAAAACGGTATTGTCAAACAGTGGAACCGCTATAATGGGATCATCTACTGCATCTGGAGAAAACAGAGCAAAAGATGCTATTATTTCAGCATTGGATTCTCCATTGTTAAATGATAATAAAATTACTGGAGCCAAAAACGTATTGTTGCTTATCGTTTCAGGTTCTAATGAAATCACACTTGATGAAATAGGTGAGATCAATGATCACATTCAAGTAGAAGCTGGTTTTAATGCTAATATCATTATGGGGGTTGGTGAAGACGAAACTCTTGGTGATGCTATTGCTGTTACAATCATTGCTACAGGTTTTGATGTTGAACAACAAAATGAAATTGTAAATACAGAGCCTAAAAAAATTATACATACGTTAGAAGATGAGCAAAGAAGTGTTCATAATTTGACGAATAAAACACTTACTTCTTTTGATTTAAATGCTGAAACACCATCAACACCAAAAGCAGAAGAAAAAATTGTTTTTGAATTACTTGACGATGCACCTGAACCTACAGCAGTAGCGCCAATTGTTCAAGCACCAGTGATTAACGAAGATGAATTAGTTGTAATGTCTGAATTTATTAAAAATTTGGATGTAACTTTTGAAATCGTTTCTCCGATTACAGATATTGATTTTACAATTTCAGCTCCGGAAGTTGCCCCTGTAAGAGCTGTTCAACATAAAATCGTAGAAAAAGAAGAGCAAACTACTTTTTCTTTTGACTTGCCTCTTTTTAGAGCTGAACCAGAAGTGAAAGCAGAGCCAGTAGTAGAAGATACTAGAGTTTTGTTTGAATTAACAAATGAAACACGTGATATTAAAGTAAATCAGCCAGTACAATTCGTACCAGTTACGGAGCTTTCTGATAACGGAATTATCAAGTATTCTCTTGAAGAGTATATGGAACTTGAAAATGATTTAACTTCATCAAAACCTGCTGAAAAAGTAATTGAAGAAGTTATTCCAGAAGAGTTGAATATTACAGTTCACCAAAGAGCAGTAGCGCCAGAAACTAATTTTTCTGAAGAAGTATCTCCAATGGAGTTAACTATCGAAGAAACATTACGATTAAGAGCTGACGAAAGAAGAAAAAAATTAAAAGAATTTAATTATAAGTTCCATAATAATGTTTCTAGAGTAGAAGAATTAGAGAAAGAACCAGCCTACAAAAGATTAGGTATTGATCTTTCAAACAGTTCACAAAACAATACAAACTCAAGAATCTCTGTAGGAACAGATAGTAATAATGATTTGCAGTTGCGTTCTAATAATTCATTTTTGCACGACAACGTAGATTAA
- a CDS encoding cell division protein FtsQ/DivIB: MKLINWVNVRLILMFGVVVFLFSFTSHRNGARNLKKSTVVFVGENAIFVKPEAVNKLLIENKRDASSIKKEGLDLNKIEKALNTQEMIEKSDVFVSIDGVLKAVVKQKTPIARIMNGNESFYIDYEGGKMPLSDNFTARVPLVSGDLKKENNGELATLFRMIYDDTFLKKNIIAIQIMPNGSLKMLNRNFNYEVDFGRMINVERKFNNYKAFFQKAVLDSSLYKYKKIDLRFTEQVVCTK, from the coding sequence ATGAAACTAATTAATTGGGTAAATGTTCGTTTAATCCTTATGTTTGGGGTGGTTGTTTTTTTATTTTCGTTTACTTCACATAGAAATGGAGCGCGAAATTTAAAGAAATCTACCGTTGTTTTTGTAGGGGAAAACGCTATTTTTGTCAAGCCAGAAGCGGTTAATAAATTGTTAATAGAAAATAAAAGAGATGCTTCTAGCATTAAAAAAGAAGGGTTAGATTTGAATAAGATAGAGAAAGCCCTTAATACGCAAGAGATGATTGAAAAATCGGATGTATTTGTGAGTATTGATGGCGTTCTAAAAGCAGTAGTAAAACAGAAAACGCCGATAGCCCGCATTATGAACGGGAATGAGTCGTTTTATATTGATTATGAGGGAGGTAAAATGCCTTTGTCTGATAATTTTACGGCTAGAGTTCCTCTTGTTTCGGGGGATTTAAAAAAAGAAAATAACGGAGAATTGGCTACATTATTCCGCATGATTTATGACGATACATTTTTGAAAAAAAATATCATTGCGATTCAAATTATGCCTAATGGTAGCCTAAAAATGCTCAACAGAAATTTTAATTACGAGGTAGATTTCGGAAGAATGATAAATGTTGAGCGAAAATTTAATAATTATAAGGCCTTTTTTCAAAAGGCAGTTTTAGATAGTTCGTTATATAAATACAAAAAGATAGATCTTAGGTTTACGGAACAAGTAGTTTGCACAAAATAA
- the ftsA gene encoding cell division protein FtsA encodes MGKDNIAVGLDIGTTKIVAMIGKKNEYGKLEILGIGKSKSLGVARGVVNNITQTIQSIQQAIHEAENNSGYKIKDVVVGIAGQHIRSIQHTDYISRSNPEEVIGENDIQLLIDQVNKLAMLPGEEIIHVLPQEFKIDGQSEIKEPIGMYGGRLESSFHVVVGQASSIRNVGRCIQSSGIELSGLTLEPLASADAVLSQEEKEAGVALIDIGGGTTDLAIFKDGIIRHTAVIPFGGNVITDDIKEGCSIIEKQAELLKIKFGSAWPGENKDNEIVSIPGLRGREPKEISLKNLSKIIHARVVEIVDQVFTEVKAYGHEDPRKKLIAGIVLTGGGAQLKHIKQLVEYITGMDTRIGYPNEHLAGNSNEEISSPLYATAVGLVMNSIENSTQSAIRMDVVEQPKAPVYRAPVQQQHHEVEESYVEAVEEVKKVVKEESTETKIRRSFFDRYVDKIKDFLDNAE; translated from the coding sequence ATGGGAAAAGATAATATTGCAGTAGGTCTAGATATTGGTACAACAAAAATTGTTGCCATGATAGGTAAGAAGAATGAATATGGTAAGCTTGAGATCCTAGGAATAGGAAAATCAAAAAGCTTAGGTGTTGCGAGAGGTGTTGTAAACAATATTACTCAAACAATACAATCTATTCAGCAAGCGATACATGAAGCGGAGAATAATTCGGGTTACAAGATTAAAGACGTAGTCGTAGGTATTGCAGGACAGCATATTCGCAGTATTCAGCATACAGATTACATTAGCAGAAGCAATCCTGAAGAGGTGATTGGTGAAAATGATATTCAACTTTTAATAGATCAAGTTAATAAACTTGCAATGTTACCAGGGGAAGAGATAATTCACGTTTTACCACAGGAATTTAAAATTGATGGACAATCGGAGATTAAAGAACCGATTGGAATGTATGGTGGAAGATTAGAATCAAGTTTTCACGTTGTAGTTGGACAAGCTTCATCTATTAGAAACGTAGGAAGATGTATTCAGAGTTCAGGAATTGAATTATCAGGCTTAACACTAGAGCCATTGGCTTCGGCAGATGCAGTATTAAGTCAAGAAGAAAAAGAAGCAGGAGTAGCACTTATTGATATAGGAGGCGGTACAACAGATTTAGCAATTTTTAAAGATGGAATCATTCGTCATACAGCTGTAATTCCTTTCGGTGGAAATGTAATTACAGATGATATAAAAGAAGGTTGTTCGATTATCGAAAAACAAGCTGAGTTATTGAAGATTAAATTTGGTTCGGCATGGCCGGGTGAAAACAAAGACAATGAAATTGTTTCTATTCCAGGATTAAGAGGAAGAGAGCCAAAAGAAATTTCTTTGAAGAATTTATCAAAAATAATTCATGCACGTGTAGTCGAAATTGTTGATCAGGTTTTTACTGAAGTAAAAGCATACGGACATGAAGATCCTCGTAAAAAATTAATTGCAGGAATCGTTCTTACAGGTGGTGGAGCTCAACTAAAACACATTAAGCAGTTAGTAGAGTACATTACAGGTATGGATACCAGAATTGGATATCCAAATGAGCATTTGGCAGGTAATTCAAACGAAGAAATATCAAGCCCATTATATGCCACCGCTGTTGGTTTAGTAATGAACAGTATTGAAAACAGCACTCAAAGTGCCATAAGAATGGATGTTGTAGAACAACCAAAGGCACCTGTATATAGAGCCCCGGTACAACAGCAACATCATGAGGTTGAAGAATCTTATGTAGAAGCAGTTGAAGAAGTGAAGAAAGTAGTTAAAGAAGAATCGACTGAAACAAAAATAAGAAGATCATTTTTTGACCGCTATGTCGATAAAATCAAAGATTTTTTAGACAACGCTGAATAA